From the Sporomusaceae bacterium FL31 genome, the window TCCCAGGGCACAAGCATGCTAGTATTTATGATGTAAATTTAATTGAAAGTGCGGTAAGAAGGAAACTGCAAGAAATGGAGATTAATCTTTTATTTTATACCACAGCTAAGAATGTAGAGTTTGAAAATCAAAGGATACAATCAATTGTATTAGATGATGGAGCAACAATCACAGGCGATTGTTTTGTAGAAACCACTGGATCGACTGGACCTATGAATAATTGCTATAAATATGGGAATGGGTGTGCCATGTGTATATTAAGATGTCCTACTTTTGGTGGCAGGGTTAGTATTACGGAAAAATGCGGAATTAAGGATATGATGGGAAAACGAAATGACGGCACCTATGGTTCTTTTAGCGGTTCTGTAAAAATAAACAAAGACACCTTAAGTAAAGAACTTCAAGAAAGATTGAATAAAGAAGGGGTTGTCATCATACCTCTTTCTGCCGAAGAAAAGAATCCAGAAAAATTAAACATAAAAATATGTCAGCATTATTCGTTAAATGCTTTTGCTGATAATCTCATTTTACTTGATACTGGACATGCGAAATTAATGGCGCCGTTTTATCCTATTGAAAAGCTGAGGAAAATTAAAGGATTTGAGAATGCTAAATTTGAAGATCCGTATTCAGGAGGTGTCGCTAACTCTATACGACATCTTTCAATTGCTCCACGGGAAAATACAATGAAGGTTAGGGCAATCGATAATCTATTTGTAGCGGGAGAAAAAAGCGGATTTTATATCGGACACACAGAAGCTATTGCCACCGGATATTTAGCAGGTCATAACAGTGTGAGATGCGCATTAAATATCCCCTTGCTGGAATTGCCAGACAGCCTAGCTATAGGTGATTTTATATCTTTTTCCAATCAAAAGATGTATGAAGCAGACGGTGATAAATTGAAATTTACATTTGCCGGTTCAGCTTATTTTGAGAGAATGAAAGAACGAGCTTTGTATTCAATTGATCATGAGAAATTACATAACAGGGTAGAAAGCACTGGATTGCTTAATATATATGATAAAAAGTTGTGTTAACTAAGCGTTAAATTAAAGTTGTAGGTACAGGATTTAATCCTGTACCTACAACTGGTTATTAGACTTTGTTGAATGTTTTTTATACAGTCAGCTTGATATATCAATAGGTTACTAGGTATTGACAATTACTTTATACTTAAAAGGAAAGACACTTTTGCTTAGCGAAAAGACAGTTAGGCTATAGATATTAATCTCAGTGACGGATGACAATGAGTACTAAAAATACTTGTTGGAAACAATACTGGGAGATTGAGGGTCTACGCAGAATCCGAGCGAGCAAGAAGCAGCAGATATTTGGGGGTCGTTAATTATGAGTCGAGAAAAAATGTTGAATAGAGAAATGATCATTCCTGCCATTAAAAAATTCTGTTCCGAAAATTATAGGCAGTATACTGTTTCCGATTTCATTCATAAAGGTGATTATCGCCACAGAGTAGAGATAGAAGCAGACGGCGCGAATTTTTTTGTGGATTTCCATTTTAGAGGGAATGGCAGCACCTCAATTGATATCTCAAGCGGGCTTCACATGGATAAAAAGAAGCAGATCAAAGATGTTGTATTAAGTGATTCTACATTGTTAGTAAGTAAATAAGCGGAAATACTGATCTTAGTAATTAGCAAGCGGTTTGTTTTCATAGTTTGAGGAGGTACCCCATTGACGCCAATAAAGAAAATGGCCATTTTTTTAGTGGCCATTGGTGAAGAAAAAGCCCAAAGGATCATAGCGCTGATGGATAATAGTGAAATCAAGACTGTTATTTCTGAAATTAGGAAGTTGACAGTGATTTCTCAAGAGATGCAAGACATTGTGTGGACTGAGATTCAGGAGTTAGGGTATGAAGAGCGGATGACACCGCCTGAGGTTCTAACTATTATGCGATTTTTATTTAATGGCAGTAAGATCAGCAGGTGAATGGAGCGAGCATAATCATGGAACAGAACAAAAAATCTATTGTGACCATTGATGAATATATTTTGCAATTTGCTCCTGTCATTCAGGAAAAGCTTAATCTGTTAAGAAAAGTCATTCAAGAGTCTGCACCAGA encodes:
- a CDS encoding FAD-dependent oxidoreductase, producing MKEVIVIGGGWAGCAAAVSAKKAGAKVTLLERTDLLLGLGNVGGLTRNNGRYTAAEESILLGGSELFEITDRCSRHKNVDFPGHKHASIYDVNLIESAVRRKLQEMEINLLFYTTAKNVEFENQRIQSIVLDDGATITGDCFVETTGSTGPMNNCYKYGNGCAMCILRCPTFGGRVSITEKCGIKDMMGKRNDGTYGSFSGSVKINKDTLSKELQERLNKEGVVIIPLSAEEKNPEKLNIKICQHYSLNAFADNLILLDTGHAKLMAPFYPIEKLRKIKGFENAKFEDPYSGGVANSIRHLSIAPRENTMKVRAIDNLFVAGEKSGFYIGHTEAIATGYLAGHNSVRCALNIPLLELPDSLAIGDFISFSNQKMYEADGDKLKFTFAGSAYFERMKERALYSIDHEKLHNRVESTGLLNIYDKKLC